From the Phyllobacterium sp. T1293 genome, the window CGAGGACCAACGGCTAAAAGATCAACGGAAGTGAATGCTCGGCACTTTTACATTGTGGGTCCTCGGGTCAAGCCCGAGGATGACGGGATGAAGAGATTGTGGAGGGTCTGCAGCGTTTTTGGTTATCGTTGCATCCACCCCGGTCCCTCATCCTGAGCCTGTCGAACCACGAACCAAAAGTATTGCAGCCCTATTTTACCGAAAAACCTATAACCAAAGTCTAGTGTTGCAATCGCGCCGCACCTGATCTCCAAAAATGCTTGCATAAAAAACAGGCGCTTGGCGATCGAACACGATTCACCTATAGCTCGACGTTCCGGCAATCATGCCCGGGAGGTTTAGAATGGCAGCTTTTTCAATGTCCCCTCGGGGCGGCGTCCGTTCCTGACATGTGATGATGAAAAGCCCTGGTGGCTTTTCAATTGACTTCACCGGTCAAGAACTATCATCGCCGACCTTGGCCTTTCCTGTATTCAGGCAAGTCGCCAAACCAAATATGCCGCATTGAGTCCCTGATACCGTTACGCGGCATTCTCGTCTGAAATTTATTATGAGGCCGGTGTGTTTTGCACCGGACGATTGTCATGGCATTTTTACGTATCGCCTTGCGCGGCGGAGCTTTCCGCAGCGTTCTCGGATTCACCTGGGTTCACGGGCAAAAACAGCCGGTGCGCCTGACCCTTATTCTTGGTGCAGTGTTGCTTTCGACGCTGGCTGACGTGTTGACACCGCTCTATTCCGGACGGCTGGTTGACGCGGTGGTCAATGGCGCGGCAACGGAAACCGTTGTCTGGGATGCCGCAATGGCGGCGTTCTCGACCCTCATTGCCTTGTCACTGGGGGCGATCGTCCTGCGGCACATCACATTCATGGCGATCGTTCAACTGACATTGAAAATGATGTCGGACATTGCGTCTGATGCGTTTTTCCGTGTTCAGCGGTTCTCGACGGACTGGCACGCCAACAGCTTTGCCGGCTCGACCGTGCGCAAGATCACGCGCGGTATGTGGGCGCTTGATCTGCTCAACGATACGCTGCTGCTGGCGCTGTTTCCGTCTGTGGTCATGCTTGTCGGCTCGACAGTGCTGATGGCCTGGTACTGGCCCATGATGGGCGTCATTATTGGTCTGGGGTCGCTTGTTTTTGTCAGTGTCACGGTCATGATGTCGCTTGGCTATGTCGCGCCGATGGCAAGTCTTGCCAATCGCTGGGACACAAAACTTGGCGGTTCGCTGGCTGATGCGGTCAGTTGCAACATGGTCGTCAAGGGCTTCGGTGCGGAAAAGCGCGAGGATGCACGTCTGCAGAAGGTCCTGTCCAAGTGGCAGGATCGGACACGGCGGACGTGGATTCGCGGCACCCGCAACGGCACCACACAGGGCTCGATGCTGCTTATTCTGCGGGCATCGGTTATCGGCTTTGCCCTGTGGTTGTGGTCGAAGGGGCAGGCAAGTGCGGGTGATATCACCTTCGTGCTGACATCGTTCTTCATTTTACAGGGCTACCTGCGTGAAGTCGGCATGCACATCCGTAATTTGCAGCGTTCGATCAACGACATGGAAGAGCTGGTTGATATCCAGAGTCAGCCGCTTGGCATTGATGACCGGTCCGGCGCAAAGCCGATCCAGATCACCAATGGCAAGATCGTGTTCGACAATGTGACGTTCCACTATGGGGCACATCGGGCACCGCTTTATGACCGGTTCTCGGTAACGATCCGCGCAGGCGAGCGGGTTGGTCTTGTCGGTCATTCCGGCTCGGGCAAGACCACGTTCGTCAAGCTGATCCAGCGTCTGCACGATGTGAAGGCGGGGCAAATCCTGATCGATGGTCAGGACATTGCCTCGGTTACACAGGCATCCCTGCGCCAGCAGATTGCCATCGTGCAGCAGGAGCCGATCCTGTTCCACCGGACGCTGGCCGAGAACATCGCCTATGCGCGGCCATCAGCCACGCAAAGCGAGATCGAGGAAGCGGCCCGGCAGGCCAGTGCGCATGACTTCATAACGGCTTTGCCGAAGGGGTATGGCACATTGGTAGGTGAACGCGGTGTGAAGCTTTCCGGTGGTGAGCGCCAGCGTGTGGCCATCGCCCGGGCTTTCCTTGCGGATGCTCCGGTTCTGATTCTGGACGAGGCAACATCGAGCCTTGATTCCGAATCGGAAGTGCTGATCCAGCAGGCCATGGAACGGTTGATGCTGGGCCGGACGACACTGGTGATTGCTCACCGGCTGTCCACGGTGCGGTCACTCGACCGGCTGCTGGTGTTCAGCCACGGCCAGATCGCAGAAGAGGGCAACCATGAAGCGCTGATCCGCCTGAACGGCGGTATCTACCGCAGCCTGTTCGAACGGCAGGCTCTGGAGCTGACCAAGGGCCTCGTTCTGAATGATGGTTAAGATGGTTGCATGAATATAACAGGTGGTTCGACAGGCTCACCATGAGGGAGAGGGATGGGTTGCAGGGGTCAAATTCTGCAATCTCTGCACTGCAATCTTTGCGATTAGTGTTGCACCCACCCAAGTCCCTCATGGTGAGCTTGTCGAACCGCGAACCACGCAACATCCCCATTCAATTTGAATATATTGATCTTCACGCCTCATTCCGATATGCCCGAGGCATGACCATTACCGTCCGTTTTGCACCATCTCCGACCGGCTATATTCACATTGGCAACACGCGCACAGCCCTGTTCAACTGGCTGTTTGCGCTGAAGAACAATGGCCAATTGATCCTGCGTTTTGACGACACCGACGTGGAGCGCTCAAAGACTGAATATGCCGAGGCTACAGCCGCTGACATTGCGTGGCTGGGTATCAAGCCTGTTCGGGTCGAGTACCAGTCGAAACGCTTTGCCTTTTACGATGCTGCTGTTGAAAAGATGAAGGCGTCGGGTGTGCTTTACCCCTGCTACGAGACAGCCGAAGAGCTGGAACGCAAGCGTAAGCTGCGCCTCGCGCGCCGTTTGCCACCTGTTTATGGCCGGGATGCGCTGAAGCTTACGGCGGAAGACCGGGCAAAGCTGGAAGCGGAGGGGCATCGCCCGCATTGGCGTTTTCTTCTGCCGAATTTCAAAAGCGATCCGTTTGCGCCTGTGCGTACCGTTATCGAATGGGACGACATTGTGCGCGGGCCCGAGCATGTTGATCTGTCGTCGCTTTCCGATCCAGTGCTGATCCGCGAGGACGGCACCTATCTCTATACGCTGACATCGGTTGTCGATGATATCGATATGGGTATTACGCACATCATCCGCGGCGATGACCATGTCACCAATAGCGGTGTGCAAATTTCGATTTTCGAAGCGCTGGGCGCGAAGGCGCCCGAACTTGGCCATCACAATCTGCTGACGACCGTTTCGGGAGAGGGGCTTTCCAAACGGACTGGCGCTTTGTCGGTTGGCAGTCTGCGCCGCGATGGATATGAGCCGATGGCCGTGGTCAGTCTTGCAGTTTTGACAGGCACGTCGGAGAATGTGGTGGCGATGCCCGATATGGCGACGCTTGCCGCACTATTCGATCCGAAAGCCACGTCGAAATCATCCTCGAAATTTGATCCGGCGGAACTCGATACGCTCAACCGCACAATCATCCATGCGATGCCATTTGAAGTCGCAAAGGACCGCCTGCAGGAGATGGGTATCACCGGCGAAAAGGCTGAAGCTTTCTGGCTGGCAGTGCGCGGCAATCTTACCCGTGTTGCCGATGCGGCACTCTGGTGGAAGATCGTTCAGGAAGGCCCTGTTGGCGACGAGCCTCTGGCCGCAGAAGATCGCGACTTTGTCGTGGCCGCGTTCGACCTCCTGCCGCAGGAGCCGTGGAGCCGTGAAACCTGGAAAGAGTGGACCGAAGCCGTGAAGGCGCAGAGTGGGCGCAAGGGCAAGCCTTTGTTCATGCCGCTGCGCATTGCCCTTACTGGGCTGGTTTCTGGCCCGGAACTCGCAGATTTATTGCCCCTTCTTGGTCGGGAAGGAACGTTGGCCCGACGACCCTGACCTTGCGGTTGGGGTCAATTGGCTTGTCCGGCGTCAATGGTTTTGGCTGTTCCGCTTCGACTTTCGGCACAGCCGGTTCTCCAAGCTGAATAATTGATGACGGCTTTTTCTCCGTTGCCGCCGGTGCCGGAGTGGGTTCGACCTTGGTTTCAATTGGCTTGACCGGTTGCGCAGGTTCAACTTTTGTCTGTACCGGCGCTGCTGGTTTGGCGGGTTCGGTCGTATTGCCTGTATTGCCCGCAGGTGGCAGTGGTTCAGCCGTCACAGGGGCGACAGGCTTGATCGGCTCGGCTGGCGCGAGGGTTCCTGCCGGTTGAGTAGGCTCGCTGCGTTGTGCAGGTTCAGCCGTTGGCGCTGTCAGCACCTGCGGTGCCGGTTTGGCCGGTTGCTTGGCAATGTCCTTCGGATTTCCCAATGTGGTGTAGTTTCCAGCTGTTCTCTGGCAGGTGCATTGCGGCGTCCCATTCGCGCCGACTTTGCGGAATTTGAAAGCATAGGGCATATCCGTATAGGCTTGCCCCTGCAGCGAGGTCATCTGGTCGACGGTTTCACCCCGTGTGGAATGATAGAACAGCTTTGCACCGGGGCACTGTGCCTGACATTGCGCCTCGTCACGGCCAAAGTTTTCGGCGCCGGTCGCATAGGAAATGGGGAAATAATAACCGTCGCATGTGCGCACGCACAGCGTCTGGTATTGCCCGCCAGAGACAGGCGCTTCGCTATCCTGCGGTTCGGACTGCTCGGGCTGTTCATTGCCAAGGATTTCGTAAGGACGCCGCCGGGGCTCCTGTTCGTGTGGCCGGATGACGCGGTCATAGTCTTCGGATGATGGGCAATTATTGGCATCCATCGCCGCTTCAACGCGATCACGCCGCAGGTTGAGTTCATATTCATCACTGACAAAATCATTGTTGATCTCGCGCAGGCGCTGTTCCATGCGGGCGCAAGCGTCCGATTGGGCGGCCGCAAACTGCGTCGAAAGCAGTAACGCACCGATGGCGAGTGCCGCGAAATGTATGAACCGGTTCATATGTGCTCTTGCTCTGCAAAGATCATGCGCAGCCAAACTGGCTGAGTGCGCATGAACCATCCATGAACGTGCGGCAGCAATAAGACGGCAGCGCGCTATTCGACGCGCTGCGAGGCCTCAACCACTGCCAGAGCCGTCATGTTGACGATACCGCGTGATGTCACCGATGGCGTCAGGATATGCGCCGGTTTGGCCGCACCAAGCAGAATTGGTCCGACATGCAGCGCATCCGTGACTGACTTTACCACGTTGAGCGTGATGTTGGCCGCATCGAGATTGGGGAAAACCAGCAGATTGGCTTCACCGCTCAGGCGGGAATGCGGCAGAACGCGTTCGCGCAGCATTTCCGACAAAGCGGAGTCGCCGTGCATTTCGCCATCCTGTTCCAGATCTGGCGCCTTCGCCCGCAGGATTTCCGAGGCGGCGCGCATCTTTGCGGCACTGTCGGAATCGCGTGAGCCAAAATTGGAGTGCGAGAGCAGGGCGGCCTTGGGCTCGATACCGAAACGGCGGATTTCATTGGCGGCAAGCACTGTTTTTTCCGCAATTTCTTCCGCTGTCGGATCGATGCTGACATAGGTGTCTGTCAGGAACAGAATGCCGCGCTGCGAGATCAGCAGGCTCAGGGCCGAGAAATTGCGGATACCCTCCAGCTTGCCGATGATCTGGTCGACATT encodes:
- a CDS encoding ABC transporter ATP-binding protein, with amino-acid sequence MAFLRIALRGGAFRSVLGFTWVHGQKQPVRLTLILGAVLLSTLADVLTPLYSGRLVDAVVNGAATETVVWDAAMAAFSTLIALSLGAIVLRHITFMAIVQLTLKMMSDIASDAFFRVQRFSTDWHANSFAGSTVRKITRGMWALDLLNDTLLLALFPSVVMLVGSTVLMAWYWPMMGVIIGLGSLVFVSVTVMMSLGYVAPMASLANRWDTKLGGSLADAVSCNMVVKGFGAEKREDARLQKVLSKWQDRTRRTWIRGTRNGTTQGSMLLILRASVIGFALWLWSKGQASAGDITFVLTSFFILQGYLREVGMHIRNLQRSINDMEELVDIQSQPLGIDDRSGAKPIQITNGKIVFDNVTFHYGAHRAPLYDRFSVTIRAGERVGLVGHSGSGKTTFVKLIQRLHDVKAGQILIDGQDIASVTQASLRQQIAIVQQEPILFHRTLAENIAYARPSATQSEIEEAARQASAHDFITALPKGYGTLVGERGVKLSGGERQRVAIARAFLADAPVLILDEATSSLDSESEVLIQQAMERLMLGRTTLVIAHRLSTVRSLDRLLVFSHGQIAEEGNHEALIRLNGGIYRSLFERQALELTKGLVLNDG
- the gltX gene encoding glutamate--tRNA ligase, with translation MTITVRFAPSPTGYIHIGNTRTALFNWLFALKNNGQLILRFDDTDVERSKTEYAEATAADIAWLGIKPVRVEYQSKRFAFYDAAVEKMKASGVLYPCYETAEELERKRKLRLARRLPPVYGRDALKLTAEDRAKLEAEGHRPHWRFLLPNFKSDPFAPVRTVIEWDDIVRGPEHVDLSSLSDPVLIREDGTYLYTLTSVVDDIDMGITHIIRGDDHVTNSGVQISIFEALGAKAPELGHHNLLTTVSGEGLSKRTGALSVGSLRRDGYEPMAVVSLAVLTGTSENVVAMPDMATLAALFDPKATSKSSSKFDPAELDTLNRTIIHAMPFEVAKDRLQEMGITGEKAEAFWLAVRGNLTRVADAALWWKIVQEGPVGDEPLAAEDRDFVVAAFDLLPQEPWSRETWKEWTEAVKAQSGRKGKPLFMPLRIALTGLVSGPELADLLPLLGREGTLARRP
- a CDS encoding DUF2865 domain-containing protein codes for the protein MNRFIHFAALAIGALLLSTQFAAAQSDACARMEQRLREINNDFVSDEYELNLRRDRVEAAMDANNCPSSEDYDRVIRPHEQEPRRRPYEILGNEQPEQSEPQDSEAPVSGGQYQTLCVRTCDGYYFPISYATGAENFGRDEAQCQAQCPGAKLFYHSTRGETVDQMTSLQGQAYTDMPYAFKFRKVGANGTPQCTCQRTAGNYTTLGNPKDIAKQPAKPAPQVLTAPTAEPAQRSEPTQPAGTLAPAEPIKPVAPVTAEPLPPAGNTGNTTEPAKPAAPVQTKVEPAQPVKPIETKVEPTPAPAATEKKPSSIIQLGEPAVPKVEAEQPKPLTPDKPIDPNRKVRVVGPTFLPDQEGAINLRVPGQKPAQ